One stretch of Pirellulales bacterium DNA includes these proteins:
- a CDS encoding carbon storage regulator yields MLVVTRKVNQSIQVGDDITITVVRVGQGTVRIGIEAPPHLSILRRELTGEPLAAAIDCASDAVDRSRGV; encoded by the coding sequence ATGTTAGTCGTCACGCGTAAGGTCAACCAAAGCATTCAAGTGGGCGACGACATCACGATCACAGTGGTCCGCGTCGGGCAAGGCACCGTGCGGATCGGCATCGAGGCGCCGCCGCATCTCAGCATTCTGCGCAGGGAGCTCACCGGTGAGCCGCTGGCAGCCGCGATCGATTGCGCATCGGACGCCGTCGATCGATCGAGAGGGGTGTAG